Proteins encoded within one genomic window of Ursus arctos isolate Adak ecotype North America unplaced genomic scaffold, UrsArc2.0 scaffold_7, whole genome shotgun sequence:
- the TCTN3 gene encoding tectonic-3 isoform X3 produces the protein MCTLQLALLQVFFLMVPEGVWPQSSSSPSGAVPTPSDVGPGSSGGTLQSSLEGSETPWPVPGISTVGPTVVTHSAPGNGTIDLFPVLPICVCDLTPGTCDVNCCCDKDCYLLHPRTVFSFCLPGSVRSSSWMCVDDSLIFRSNSPFPSGVFMDSNGIRQFCVHVNNSKLNYFQKLQKVNATHFEALATEFGGGSFTSTFQTQSPPPHYRAGDPILTYFPKWSVISLLRQPAGIGAGGLCAESNPAGFLESKSTTCARFFKNLTSSCTLDPALNAASYYNFTVLKVPKGVTDLQNMKFQVPVTLVSQAGSPLLSGNTCQNVVSQVIYEIETNGTFGIQKVSVSFGQTNLTVEPGTSLQQHFLIRFTAFQQSTAASLTGPRSGNPGYVFGKPLLALTGDISDSMTLLQSQGDGICSVKRHEVQFGMNAVSGCKLRLEKVDCSHLRQEIYETLHGKTSPEYVAIFGNADPAQKSEWTRILSRNCSVSSHITHPSPMKPSSTRSGCFWHSTTVTMHQSWSTSYKHYT, from the exons ATGTGCACCTTGCAGCTCGCACTACTGCAGGTGTTCTTCCTGATGGTCCCCGAGGGCGTCTGGCCTCAGTCCTCTTCCTCCCCGTCAGGGGCTGTGCCCACCCCTTCGGACGTAGGGCCAGGGTCGTCGGGCGGGACCCTTCAGTCCTCCTTGGAGGGGTCTGAAACTCCCTGGCCTGTGCCTGGGATCTCTACGGTGGGCCCTACGGTCGTGACTCACTCTGCACCTGGGAATGGGACCATAGACCTCTTCCCAG TCTTACCGATCTGTGTCTGTGACTTGACTCCTGGTACCTGCGACGTAAATTGCTGCTGCGACAAGGACTGCTATCTTCTCCATCCGAGGACggttttctccttctgccttccaggCAGCGTGAG GTCTTCAAGTTGGATGTGTGTGGACGACTCTCTTATCTTCAGGAGTAATTCCCCATTTCCTTCCGGAGTTTTCATGGATTCAAATGGAATTAGGCAGTTTTGTGTCCATGTGAACAACT caaaattaaactatttccAGAAGCTCCAAAAGGTCAATGCAACCCACTTCGAGGCTCTGGCTACAGAGTTTGGAGGCGGATCATTCACTTCAACATTCCAAACCCAGTCACCACCACCTCATTACAGG GCTGGGGACCCCATTTTGACTTACTTCCCCAAGTGGTCTGTAATCAGCCTGCTGAGGCAGCCTGCGGGAATTGGAGCTGGAGGGCTCTGTGCCGAGAGCAATCCTGCAG GTTTCCTGGAGAGTAAAAGTACAACCTGTGCTCGTTTCTTCAAGAACCTGACAAGTAGTTGCACTTTGGATCCAGCCCTCAATGCTGCCTCTTACTATAACTTCACAGTCTTGAAG GTTCCAAAAGGTGTGACTGATCTGCAGAATATGAAG TTCCAGGTTCCTGTGACCCTTGTCTCACAAGCTGGTTCTCCTCTCTTGTCTGGAAACACTTGTCAGAATGTGGTTTCCCAG GTCATCTATGAGATAGAGACCAATGGGACTTTTGGAATCCAGAAAGTCTCTGTCAGTTTTGGACAAACCAACCTGACTGTCGAGCCAGGCACTTCCTTACAGCAACACTTCCTCATTCGCTTCACG GCTTTTCAACAGAGCACAGCTGCTTCTCTTACTGGTCCTAGAAGTGGGAATCCTGGCTATGTTTTTGGGAAGCCACTTTTGGCCCTAACTGGTGATATAAGTGATTCT ATGACCCTCTTGCAGAGCCAAGGTGATGGAATTTGCTCTGTTAAGAGACATGAAGTACAATTTGGAATGAATGCAGTATCTGGATGCAAGCTCAG GCTGGAAAAGGTGGACTGCAGCCACTTACGGCAGGAGATTTATGAGACTCTTCATGGAAAGACCAGCCCAGAATATGTTGCCATCTTTGGTAATGCTGACCCAGCCCAGAAGAGCGAGTGGACGAGGATTCTCAGCAGGAACTGCAGTGTTTCA TCACATATTACTCATCCCAGTCCCATGAAGCCATCCTCAACCAGAAGTGGCTGTTTCTGGCATTCTACAACAGTGACTATGCACCAGTCTTGGAGCACTTCTTATAAGCATTATACGTGA